A region from the Arachis ipaensis cultivar K30076 chromosome B01, Araip1.1, whole genome shotgun sequence genome encodes:
- the LOC107609583 gene encoding uncharacterized protein LOC107609583, with the protein MNYILSHKKEWREVETVFLTEECSAVIQRSLPEKLQDLGSFVIPCTLGDSCTRTALCDIGANIKLIPSLLIKKLGIQEVKRTHICLQLANGSIKFPSGVVEDMIVKVGPFAFPTDFVVLDMEEHKNASIILGRPFLATGRTLIEVQKGEVTLRVDQDEFVLNAIKAMQHPDTPEEYMRIDVIDSLVEEVLATERLEEELDDILEDAKPDMKAPAEQEETLKAPKVEDDPPKLELNPLPSFLK; encoded by the coding sequence ATGAATTACATACTGAGCCACAAGAAGGAGTGGAGAGAGGTAGAGACagtcttcctcactgaagaatgcagtgcagtcatccagAGGTCCTTGCCGGAGAAACTTCAGGACCTTGGGAGTTTTGTGATACCCTGTACCCTCGGAGATAGTTGTACAAGGACAGCCCTATGTGATATTGGagcaaatattaaattaattcctTCATTACTAATAAAGAAACTTGGGATCCAAGAAGTCAAGCGTACCCACATATGCCTCCAGCTTGCTAATGGCTCTATCAAGTTTCCatcaggagtggttgaagacatgattgtgaAGGTTGGACCATTTGCatttcccacagactttgtggtATTGGATATGGAAGAACATAAGAATGCATCCATTATTTTAGGGAGACCCTTTCTGGCCACAGGGAGGACCCTCATTGAGgtgcaaaaaggggaagtaaccctgagagttgATCAGGATGAATTCGTCTTGAATGCTATCAAGGCCATGCAACACCCTGACACTCCAGAGGAATACATGAGGATTGATGTCATcgattccctggtggaagaggtacTAGCAACTGAAAGGCTCGAAGAGGAGCTAGATGACATCCTTGAAGATGCCAAGCCTGACATGAAGGCACCAGCAGAACAGGAGGAGACATTAAAAGCTCCTAAAGTGGAGGATGATCCTCCCAAACTCGAGCTTAATCCGCTACCATCTTTCTTGAAATAA